The proteins below are encoded in one region of Streptomyces roseirectus:
- a CDS encoding TetR/AcrR family transcriptional regulator, protein MAHVSAAERRPQLIKAAISLMAREGVAAGSTRAIAAELGVAQATVHYTFGTKEELYRAVMEQLTRDLVDQVTRAAPADASFEETVGTLAEEFWRTVLDQPETHQLLTELSMFALRTPLLKEALQSHYSEVLTVTTQLVEGAAERAGRRLAQPAEMIARFFLAGFDGLTMQHLSLPDEEAERVCLRALIAAVLAMA, encoded by the coding sequence ATGGCTCACGTATCCGCGGCCGAGCGCCGCCCCCAGCTCATCAAGGCGGCCATCTCCCTCATGGCCCGGGAGGGCGTCGCCGCCGGCAGCACCCGCGCCATCGCCGCCGAACTCGGCGTGGCGCAGGCGACCGTGCACTACACCTTCGGCACGAAGGAGGAGCTGTACCGGGCCGTCATGGAACAGCTCACGCGGGACCTCGTCGACCAGGTGACGCGGGCCGCGCCCGCCGACGCGAGCTTCGAGGAGACCGTCGGCACGCTGGCCGAGGAATTCTGGCGCACCGTGCTCGACCAGCCCGAGACCCACCAGCTCCTCACCGAGCTGAGCATGTTCGCCCTGCGCACCCCACTGCTGAAGGAGGCGCTGCAGAGCCACTACAGCGAGGTCCTGACGGTGACGACACAGCTGGTCGAAGGCGCCGCCGAACGCGCCGGCCGTCGGCTCGCGCAGCCCGCCGAGATGATCGCGCGGTTCTTCCTGGCCGGCTTCGACGGACTGACGATGCAGCACCTGTCCCTGCCGGACGAGGAAGCGGAGCGCGTCTGTCTGCGGGCCCTGATCGCGGCCGTCCTGGCGATGGCCTGA
- a CDS encoding flavin monoamine oxidase family protein, whose amino-acid sequence MNSAQHTDVVVVGAGLAGLTAARELVAAGKSVAVLEARERVGGRLLNHHLGDGRVTEIGGQFVGPTQDRVLALAKEVGVDTYQAAVPGETVYVNEGKAKRFSGHIPPDLFALPDMGLALARIGQAAAKISPHAPWEAAKARELDGMTYETWLRKAEITGDAVDMINLFLNSAYGGEARDASALFSLWYVSTFGDETHPGTMDRGTGTTGGAQDSRFVGGSQLVAQRMAVELDGRVHLSAPVRRISQDSTGVTVVSDAGDWRADRVVVAVPPVVASRIVWDPLLPAQQDQLLQRLPFGTLMKCVAVYDKPFWREDGLSGMGLLRGGSPIREMFDNTPPDGGPGVLMGFLGGKEWRKWAHRPAAERRGAVLRCFAQVVGDRAFDTVDYVEQDWTAERWTLGGPTSVAAPGVLADHGQWMGRPHGRVHWAGAEFSPYWNGYMDGAVRSGQHTAAELLHQI is encoded by the coding sequence ATGAACAGCGCGCAGCACACGGACGTGGTGGTCGTCGGCGCGGGACTCGCCGGTCTGACGGCGGCCCGGGAACTGGTGGCGGCCGGCAAGTCCGTGGCCGTCCTGGAAGCCCGCGAGAGGGTCGGCGGTCGGCTCCTCAACCACCACCTCGGCGACGGCCGGGTGACCGAGATCGGCGGCCAGTTCGTCGGCCCGACCCAGGACCGCGTCCTGGCGCTGGCCAAGGAGGTCGGCGTGGACACGTACCAGGCCGCCGTCCCCGGCGAGACCGTCTACGTGAACGAGGGCAAGGCCAAGCGGTTCAGCGGCCACATCCCGCCGGACCTGTTCGCCCTGCCCGACATGGGTCTCGCCCTGGCCCGCATCGGCCAGGCCGCCGCGAAGATCTCCCCGCACGCGCCGTGGGAGGCCGCGAAGGCCCGGGAGCTGGACGGCATGACCTACGAGACGTGGCTGCGCAAGGCCGAGATCACCGGCGACGCCGTCGACATGATCAACCTGTTCCTGAACTCCGCCTACGGCGGCGAGGCCCGCGACGCCTCCGCCCTCTTCAGCCTCTGGTACGTCTCGACGTTCGGCGACGAGACCCACCCCGGCACGATGGACCGCGGCACCGGCACCACCGGCGGCGCCCAGGACAGCCGGTTCGTCGGCGGATCACAGCTCGTCGCCCAGCGGATGGCCGTGGAACTCGACGGCAGGGTCCACCTCTCGGCGCCCGTGCGCCGCATCAGCCAGGACTCCACCGGCGTCACCGTCGTCTCCGACGCCGGCGACTGGCGGGCCGACCGGGTCGTCGTCGCCGTACCGCCGGTCGTCGCCTCCCGGATCGTGTGGGACCCGCTGCTGCCGGCCCAGCAGGACCAGCTCCTGCAACGGCTCCCGTTCGGCACGCTCATGAAGTGCGTCGCCGTCTACGACAAGCCGTTCTGGCGCGAGGACGGACTGTCCGGGATGGGCCTGCTGCGCGGTGGGTCCCCGATCCGCGAGATGTTCGACAACACCCCGCCCGACGGCGGACCGGGCGTGCTGATGGGCTTCCTCGGCGGCAAGGAGTGGCGCAAGTGGGCCCACCGCCCGGCCGCCGAACGACGCGGCGCCGTCCTGCGCTGCTTCGCCCAGGTCGTCGGGGACCGCGCCTTCGACACCGTCGACTACGTCGAGCAGGACTGGACCGCCGAGCGGTGGACCCTGGGCGGCCCCACCTCCGTCGCCGCCCCCGGCGTCCTCGCCGACCACGGCCAGTGGATGGGCCGCCCGCACGGGCGTGTGCACTGGGCGGGCGCCGAGTTCTCCCCCTACTGGAACGGCTACATGGACGGCGCCGTCCGCTCCGGACAGCACACCGCCGCCGAGCTCCTCCACCAGATCTGA
- a CDS encoding helix-turn-helix domain-containing protein, giving the protein MRRHPEREGAHRPGRRGRPLRAHQVLWDTLTAFVDADCSGNKAARTLFIHRSTLDHRLSRIGDATGYDPTGGRGAQTLTAALIAEALTG; this is encoded by the coding sequence ATACGCCGTCACCCTGAACGAGAAGGTGCACACCGACCTGGCCGCCGTGGCCGGCCCCTGCGTGCCCACCAGGTCCTGTGGGACACCCTGACCGCGTTCGTCGACGCCGACTGCAGCGGGAACAAGGCCGCCCGCACTCTCTTCATCCACCGCAGCACCCTCGACCACCGCCTCAGCCGCATCGGCGACGCCACCGGCTACGACCCCACCGGCGGCCGGGGCGCCCAGACCCTGACGGCGGCTTTGATCGCCGAGGCCCTGACGGGGTGA
- a CDS encoding MMPL family transporter: MAVLLHRLGLSAYRHRTLVLGIWLAVLAALVTCVGLFGGKLDDRFTVPGTESQHALDTLGRTLPEASGAGAEIVFTAPPGRRVTDAPYTAAIAGAEAAAAKAPQVKAVVGPRLSGAVSADRSTAIVQVQYSVQRAEVRPASLAAIERAAEAAEKDGLRTSVGGSAYGSNGVHIGPSEIIGVAVALLVLVVTFGSLLAAGMSLLTALAGVAVGLAGLLALTPAVGISSTAVTLALMLGLAVGIDYVLFILSRHRQQLARGADPQESAALANGTAGSAVVFAGGTVIIALAALSVIGIPFLTVMGLGAAGAVLVAVLAAITLVPALAGFAGGRLTPKPAGEEAGRATDADGSATDDNSGATASDGHAGKATLGARWVRAVVAKPLLTVLAVAGVLGALALPATDLRLALPDNGSAPVASSERRAYDTVGAKFGPGFNGPLLVLTQAREGSGAQAGEEVARKLRGIQGVRAVLPPVATREPGQSIVQVIPETGPDSARTGRLVQDIRAAAPGIRAATGATVAVTGTTAVNIDVSDRLSDSLPPFMAIVVGLSLILLTMVFRSLLIPLKAAVGFLLSVAASLGTVVALFQWGWFADALGLAHTGPVVSFLPIILVGVLFGLAMDYEVFLVSGMREEWVRTGVARASVTDGAGHSVRVVTAAALIMFTVFAGFFPLDDALIKPIAFALAVGVAIDAFAVRLTLVPAVLALAGRHAWWLPAWLDRALPDLDVEGTRLHTAPANDQRLSPELSAPDRCRDSVR; this comes from the coding sequence ATGGCAGTCCTGCTCCATCGGCTGGGCCTCAGCGCCTACCGCCACCGCACCCTGGTGCTCGGCATCTGGCTCGCGGTGCTGGCCGCGCTCGTCACGTGTGTCGGCCTCTTCGGCGGCAAGCTCGACGACCGCTTCACCGTGCCGGGCACCGAGTCGCAGCACGCGCTGGACACCCTCGGCAGGACGCTGCCCGAAGCCTCGGGGGCCGGCGCCGAGATCGTCTTCACCGCTCCCCCGGGCCGCCGGGTCACCGACGCCCCTTACACCGCCGCCATCGCCGGGGCCGAGGCGGCGGCCGCGAAGGCGCCCCAGGTCAAGGCCGTCGTGGGACCGCGTCTGTCCGGCGCCGTGTCGGCCGACCGGAGCACGGCGATCGTCCAGGTGCAGTACTCGGTGCAGCGCGCCGAGGTGCGCCCCGCGTCCCTGGCGGCGATCGAAAGGGCGGCCGAGGCAGCCGAGAAGGACGGGCTCAGGACGTCGGTCGGCGGCAGCGCCTACGGCAGCAACGGCGTCCACATCGGCCCGTCCGAGATCATCGGTGTCGCGGTCGCCCTGCTCGTCCTCGTCGTCACCTTCGGCTCCCTGCTCGCCGCGGGCATGTCGCTGCTGACCGCGCTGGCGGGCGTGGCCGTGGGGCTCGCGGGACTGCTCGCCCTCACCCCGGCGGTAGGCATCTCCTCCACCGCCGTCACACTCGCGCTGATGCTGGGGCTGGCCGTGGGGATCGACTACGTCCTGTTCATCCTGTCCCGCCACCGCCAGCAGCTCGCCCGCGGCGCCGACCCCCAGGAATCCGCCGCGCTGGCCAACGGCACGGCCGGCAGCGCGGTCGTCTTCGCCGGCGGCACGGTGATCATCGCCCTGGCCGCGCTCAGCGTCATCGGCATCCCGTTCCTGACCGTGATGGGGCTCGGCGCCGCCGGGGCCGTCCTCGTCGCGGTGCTGGCCGCGATCACCCTGGTCCCGGCCCTCGCCGGGTTCGCGGGCGGCCGGCTGACCCCGAAGCCCGCCGGCGAGGAGGCCGGGCGCGCCACCGACGCCGACGGCAGCGCCACCGACGACAACAGCGGCGCCACCGCCTCCGACGGCCACGCCGGCAAGGCGACGCTCGGCGCCCGCTGGGTGCGTGCCGTCGTCGCCAAGCCCCTGCTCACCGTCCTGGCCGTCGCCGGTGTCCTCGGCGCGCTCGCGCTCCCCGCGACGGACCTGCGCCTGGCCCTGCCGGACAACGGCTCGGCGCCGGTCGCCTCCAGCGAACGCAGGGCGTACGACACGGTCGGCGCCAAGTTCGGGCCCGGCTTCAACGGGCCGCTCCTGGTGCTGACCCAGGCCCGCGAGGGGTCGGGGGCGCAGGCGGGCGAAGAGGTCGCGCGGAAGCTGCGCGGCATCCAGGGGGTCAGGGCCGTTCTGCCGCCCGTGGCCACGCGCGAGCCCGGCCAGAGCATCGTCCAGGTCATCCCCGAGACCGGTCCCGACAGCGCCCGCACCGGACGGCTCGTCCAGGACATCCGCGCCGCGGCGCCGGGCATCCGCGCGGCCACCGGGGCGACGGTCGCGGTCACCGGCACCACCGCCGTCAACATCGACGTCTCCGACCGGCTCAGCGACTCCCTGCCGCCGTTCATGGCGATCGTCGTCGGCCTCAGTCTGATCCTGCTCACCATGGTGTTCCGCTCGCTGCTCATCCCGCTGAAGGCGGCCGTCGGGTTCCTGCTGTCGGTGGCTGCCTCGCTGGGTACGGTCGTCGCGCTGTTCCAGTGGGGCTGGTTCGCGGACGCCCTCGGGCTCGCCCACACCGGGCCCGTCGTCAGCTTCCTGCCGATCATCCTCGTCGGCGTGCTCTTCGGACTCGCCATGGACTACGAGGTGTTCCTCGTCTCCGGGATGCGCGAGGAGTGGGTGCGCACCGGCGTGGCCCGCGCCTCGGTGACCGACGGCGCGGGGCACAGTGTCCGCGTCGTGACCGCCGCCGCGCTGATCATGTTCACCGTCTTCGCCGGGTTCTTCCCGCTGGACGACGCGCTGATCAAGCCCATCGCCTTCGCGCTCGCCGTCGGCGTGGCCATCGACGCCTTCGCGGTCCGCCTGACCCTCGTCCCGGCGGTCCTCGCCCTCGCCGGACGGCACGCCTGGTGGCTCCCCGCCTGGCTCGACCGCGCCCTGCCCGACCTCGACGTCGAGGGCACCCGCCTGCACACGGCACCGGCGAACGATCAGCGCCTTTCACCTGAGTTGTCCGCTCCCGACCGTTGTAGGGATTCCGTTCGATGA
- a CDS encoding ricin-type beta-trefoil lectin domain protein codes for MRKSWILPLVTLVTAALGVAAVPASAAPTTPLRVMPLGDSITWGVGSSDGNGYRGLLWDKLMADGHPLDFVGTGRAGSMSDPDNEGHSGYRIDQISTLVDAALTRYRPNVVTLKIGTNDLNQSYQVSTATARLKSLVNQVTAAAPDATVLVASLVVSTSGSLEQYRAAYNQAIPGIVNEARAAGKRVGYVDMSALTTADLADALHPNDAGYRKMADAFLQGIRTADSASWLRDPAPAPAQVRSGVTGKCLDVSGAGTANGTAVQTWACGGGSNQIWSAYTDGTLRSMGKCLDAAGGGTANGTKVQLWACHGGAAQVWQPYNGGYRNPASGRCLDVPGSSTADGTQLQLWDCHGGANQKWTTLTAG; via the coding sequence ATGAGGAAGTCCTGGATTCTCCCCCTGGTCACGCTGGTCACCGCGGCGTTGGGGGTGGCGGCGGTGCCGGCTTCGGCGGCGCCGACCACGCCCCTGCGGGTGATGCCGTTGGGCGACTCGATCACGTGGGGGGTGGGGAGCAGCGACGGCAACGGCTACCGGGGGCTGTTGTGGGACAAGCTCATGGCGGACGGCCATCCGCTGGACTTCGTGGGGACGGGGCGGGCGGGCTCGATGTCCGACCCGGACAACGAGGGGCACTCGGGGTACCGCATCGACCAGATATCCACGCTCGTCGACGCCGCGCTGACCCGCTACCGTCCGAACGTCGTGACGCTGAAGATCGGCACCAACGACCTCAACCAGAGCTACCAGGTGTCCACGGCCACCGCCCGGCTGAAGTCGCTGGTGAACCAGGTCACGGCCGCCGCCCCCGACGCGACCGTCCTCGTGGCGTCCCTGGTCGTGTCCACCAGCGGCAGCCTGGAGCAGTACCGCGCCGCCTACAACCAGGCGATCCCCGGCATCGTGAACGAGGCACGGGCCGCCGGGAAGCGGGTCGGGTACGTGGACATGAGCGCCCTGACGACGGCCGACCTGGCCGACGCCCTGCACCCCAACGACGCCGGGTACCGCAAGATGGCCGACGCCTTCCTCCAGGGCATCCGCACCGCGGACAGCGCCAGCTGGCTGCGCGACCCCGCCCCCGCCCCGGCGCAGGTGCGCTCCGGCGTCACCGGCAAGTGCCTGGACGTCAGCGGAGCCGGCACCGCGAACGGGACCGCCGTCCAGACGTGGGCCTGCGGCGGCGGCTCGAACCAAATCTGGTCGGCCTACACCGACGGCACCCTGCGTTCGATGGGCAAGTGCCTGGACGCGGCGGGCGGCGGCACCGCCAACGGGACGAAGGTGCAGCTCTGGGCCTGTCACGGAGGCGCCGCGCAGGTGTGGCAGCCCTACAACGGCGGCTACCGCAACCCGGCCTCCGGACGCTGCCTGGACGTCCCGGGCTCCTCCACGGCCGACGGCACCCAGCTCCAGCTGTGGGACTGCCACGGCGGCGCGAACCAGAAGTGGACCACTTTGACCGCCGGCTGA
- a CDS encoding class I SAM-dependent methyltransferase yields MAEPAAAILARFSEQVLGVPLPVGIRLWDGSTAGPADGPAFVLRDREALRRLLWRPGELGLARAWVAGDLDVDGDLYELLKRVAALVWERDEPAGRTATLRRALGVLTAPGGLRTVGRTLSLAGPGLPPAPPAEEVVRRRGPAHSLRRDKEAISHHYDAGNDFYALMLGPSLVYSCAYWQSAPHTSGSGSGSGDTLERAQEAKLDLVCRKLALREGQRLLDVGCGWGSMALHAAEHYGVQVVGVTLSVEQATAARERVAAAGLDHRVEIRVQDYRQIDDAPFDAISSIGMAEHVGGARYREYAHILHRLLKPGGRLLNHQIARRPVRDEDTYRMDPFIDRYVFPDGELAPVGSTVSLLEEAGFEVRDVESLREHYALTLREWVANLEARWDEAVALTSPARARVWRLYMAASAVGFETNTMGVNQVLAVRTGTDGRSGMPLRRDFLSTPAPAAH; encoded by the coding sequence ATGGCCGAGCCGGCCGCGGCGATTCTGGCCCGCTTCAGCGAACAGGTGCTGGGCGTCCCCCTGCCCGTGGGGATCCGCCTCTGGGACGGCAGCACGGCCGGCCCCGCAGACGGGCCCGCGTTCGTCCTGCGCGACCGCGAGGCCCTGCGCCGCCTGCTGTGGCGCCCCGGCGAGCTGGGCCTGGCCCGCGCCTGGGTCGCCGGGGACCTCGACGTCGACGGCGACCTCTACGAACTGCTGAAACGCGTCGCGGCCCTGGTCTGGGAACGCGACGAGCCCGCCGGCCGCACGGCCACGCTCCGCAGGGCGCTCGGCGTCCTGACCGCACCCGGCGGCCTGCGCACCGTCGGCCGGACCCTCTCCCTCGCGGGTCCCGGGCTCCCGCCGGCGCCGCCCGCCGAAGAAGTGGTGCGCCGTCGCGGCCCCGCGCACAGCCTCCGCCGCGACAAAGAGGCCATCAGCCACCACTACGACGCCGGCAACGACTTCTACGCCCTGATGCTGGGCCCGTCCCTCGTCTACTCCTGCGCCTACTGGCAGAGCGCCCCGCACACCAGCGGCTCCGGTTCCGGCTCCGGCGACACCCTGGAGCGGGCGCAGGAAGCCAAGCTGGACCTGGTCTGCCGCAAGCTCGCCCTGCGCGAGGGACAGCGACTGCTGGACGTGGGCTGCGGCTGGGGCTCGATGGCCCTGCACGCCGCCGAGCACTACGGCGTCCAGGTCGTCGGCGTCACCCTCTCCGTCGAACAGGCGACGGCGGCACGCGAGCGGGTCGCCGCCGCCGGTCTCGATCACCGGGTGGAGATCAGGGTCCAGGACTACCGGCAGATCGACGACGCCCCCTTCGACGCGATCTCCTCCATCGGCATGGCCGAACACGTGGGCGGCGCACGGTACCGGGAGTACGCGCACATCCTGCACCGGCTCCTGAAGCCCGGCGGACGGCTGCTCAACCACCAGATCGCGCGCCGCCCCGTGCGCGACGAGGACACCTACCGCATGGACCCCTTCATCGACCGGTACGTCTTCCCGGACGGCGAACTCGCCCCCGTCGGCTCCACCGTGTCCCTCCTGGAGGAGGCCGGCTTCGAGGTGCGCGACGTCGAGTCCCTGCGCGAGCACTACGCCCTCACCCTGCGCGAGTGGGTCGCCAACCTCGAAGCCCGCTGGGACGAGGCCGTCGCGCTGACCTCGCCCGCGCGGGCGAGGGTGTGGCGCCTCTACATGGCCGCCTCGGCGGTCGGGTTCGAGACCAACACGATGGGCGTCAACCAGGTGCTGGCGGTCAGGACCGGCACCGACGGCCGCTCCGGCATGCCACTGCGCAGGGACTTCCTGAGCACCCCGGCCCCGGCGGCGCATTGA
- a CDS encoding SRPBCC family protein: MNRFLVAETAVIDAPLGRVWDVVARTDRYAEWVAGAIEVTDHHGIATVGKTYAERNRTVGPLRTDSVWTVREIEPFRRRVDTGTGFAPLQDVVNTFEFHPLQRDGREMTEMLYQVEYVIGLGPLGMLLDSIQQPAMRAGMRRSMANLDTLLRSEASRTAS; this comes from the coding sequence ATGAACCGTTTCCTCGTCGCCGAGACCGCCGTCATCGACGCCCCCCTCGGGCGCGTGTGGGACGTCGTCGCCCGCACCGACCGGTACGCCGAGTGGGTCGCCGGCGCCATCGAGGTCACCGACCACCACGGCATCGCCACCGTCGGCAAGACCTACGCCGAGCGCAACCGCACCGTCGGCCCGCTCAGGACCGACTCGGTGTGGACCGTCCGGGAGATCGAGCCCTTCCGGCGCCGCGTCGACACCGGCACCGGATTCGCCCCGCTCCAGGACGTCGTCAACACCTTCGAGTTCCACCCGCTCCAGCGCGACGGCCGGGAGATGACCGAGATGCTGTACCAGGTCGAGTACGTCATCGGCCTCGGACCGCTGGGCATGCTCCTCGACTCCATCCAGCAGCCCGCGATGCGCGCCGGGATGCGCAGGTCCATGGCCAACCTCGACACCCTGCTGCGCTCCGAGGCGTCGAGGACCGCCTCCTGA